The window ATAGTTCTGAATCGAGAGATAGAGCGCCATAACGACAACAAATAACATCACTCTTTAACCTTTTAACGTTGAGGTTTTTGCGGAGTCCGGGGCATTGCCCGTTTATGATGGGAGCGTTCATGCCAATAATTGATTCGCTCTAATTCTGCTTCTGTCACCGCTTCACCTCTTAAGTGACGATTCAGTGCATGATAGGTAACACCCATCTCATCTTCATCTGTTTGTGCCTCCCAAAGGCCTGCCGAAGGTTTCTTATCGATAATCTTTTGAGGAACGCCTAATATCTCCGCAAGTTGAAAAATCTCCTCTTTATCGAGATGAATCAGAGGAGCGATATCAACACCACCATCCCCAAACTTTGTGAAATAACCGGTATACCACTCAACTGCATTATCGGTGCCAACGACAACACCATTTTGTGTCTGCGCAATGAGGTAGAGCGTCGTCATCCGCAATCTTGCACTACTATTTCCGGAAATAACACGATCTTTAGCGATATCTCCCGTATGGTTATAGCGCTCCCCGACGGCATGCATCAATTGATTATGTGTCTCTGTTAAATCAACGATATGGTAAGGCAAGCCGGCACTCTCCATCACCAATTTAGCATCATTAAGATCATCTGGATGACTATGAGAAGGCATCATAACCCCCAATGCCCGCTCTGAAAATCGTCTCCTTAATAGAAAAGCGATCACAGCTGAATCAACACCACCACTAACACCAAAAATGAAATTATCTGCCTGACGATACTGCAGTTCTGCTTCTAACCAATGCTCTAACTCAATAATATAATTTTCTAAATATTGCATAACCGCTTCCTTCCTATTTCGCTGCCCATTGCAAAAGAGCGCGATATCTCTATCACGCTCTCAATTTTTATCTGAATGTTTATCTTTTATACTCTACTCTTTTACGCTCTATTGGCTCTATTGAATATCGATACCATCCGATACCATCGATACTACCGATGATCGATGATGTCGACGACTGAATCCTAACGAATCTCATTATCACCGTAAAGAACTCGTTCAAGGCGAGGATTAGGTCGATAACGACGCCCTGCTTTTGCTTGCTCTTGACCATCTAATAGAACATTATCGCCCGTAAAACTAATATTAACCTTCAATAGGC of the Ignatzschineria indica genome contains:
- the nadE gene encoding NAD(+) synthase — protein: MQYLENYIIELEHWLEAELQYRQADNFIFGVSGGVDSAVIAFLLRRRFSERALGVMMPSHSHPDDLNDAKLVMESAGLPYHIVDLTETHNQLMHAVGERYNHTGDIAKDRVISGNSSARLRMTTLYLIAQTQNGVVVGTDNAVEWYTGYFTKFGDGGVDIAPLIHLDKEEIFQLAEILGVPQKIIDKKPSAGLWEAQTDEDEMGVTYHALNRHLRGEAVTEAELERINYWHERSHHKRAMPRTPQKPQR